A genomic window from Astatotilapia calliptera chromosome 12, fAstCal1.2, whole genome shotgun sequence includes:
- the slc23a2 gene encoding solute carrier family 23 member 2 isoform X4, translated as MLPTAQLGRSDGMCHLEEALLDDVITLKDSSETTPQQDQGVTENEKEDEDTSMGVGKNTTSKSMDSSSEAGKYEEECKHGANFYPIPVVVNGVSGASGDQDTENTELMAIYTKDNQGGEKSSMSETLDSTDSIDARRSDMIYTIEDTPPWYLCVLLGLQHYLTCFSGTIAVPFLLSEAMCVGFDQWATSQLIGTIFFCVGITTLLQTTLGCRLPLFQASAFAFLAPARAILSLEKWKCNNTDIPALNGTELLNTEHIWQPRIREIQGAIIVSSMVEVCIGMLGLPGMLLKYIGPLTITPTVALIGLSGFQAAGERAGKHWGIAMLTIFLVLLFSQYARNVHFPLPIYKAKKGWTSYRLQVFKMFPIIMAILMSWLLCFIFTVTDVFPPDKDKYGFYARTDARQGILLVAPWFKIPYPFQWGVPTVTAAGVIGMMSAVVASIIESIGDYYACARLSCAPPPPIHAINRGIFIEGISCVLDGLFGTGNGSTSSSPNIGVLGITKVGSRRVIQYGAAMMLLLGLVGKFSALFASLPDPVLGALFCTLFGMITAVGLSNLQFVDLNSSRNLFVLGFSIFFGLMLPNYLKQNPLVTGIVEIDQVLNVLLTTAMFVGGSVAFILDNTIPGSPEERGIRKLKRGSGLSAAELEGMRSYDLPFGMDFIRRHRIFKNFPISPTFTGYHWGRLQGACRNRMGHGDGAKGGEGGAALGESRV; from the exons ATGCTCCCAACCGCCCAGCTTGGCAGGAGTGATGGGATGTGTCATCTAG AAGAGGCACTCCTAGACGATGTAATCACCCTGAAGGATTCATCTGAAACCACACCACAACAAGACCAAGGAGTAACAGAGAACGAGAAAGAAGACGAAGACACAAGCATGGGCGTGGGGAAGAACACCACCTCCAAATCGATGGACAGCAGCAGTGAAGCAGGAAAATATGAAGAGGAGTGCAAACATGGGGCAAATTTCTACCCAATTCCG GTGGTGGTAAATGGAGTCAGCGGCGCCAGTGGTGACCAGGACACTGAGAACACAGAGCTGATGGCCATCTACACTAAAGATAATCAAGGAGGCGAAAAG AGCTCAATGTCTGAGACATTGGACAGTACAGACAGTATTGATGCAAGGAGGTCGGATATGATCTACACCATTGAAGACACCCCACCCTGGTATCTCTGTGTGCTCTTGGGATTACAG CACTACTTGACATGTTTCAGTGGAACCATTGCGGTGCCGTTCCTCCTCTCTGAGGCGATGTGCGtcggctttgatcagtgggcaACCAGTCAGCTCATAGGGaccatcttcttctgtgtggGGATCACTACCCTGCTACAGACCACACTGGGCTGCAG gCTTCCTTTGTTTCAGGCCAGTGCTTTCGCCTTTCTCGCACCAGCCAGAGCCATCCTGTCACTGGAGAAATGGAAGTGCAACAACACAG ATATTCCAGCATTAAACGGTACAGAGCTCCTCAACACAGAGCACATTTGGCAGCCCAGGATACGAGAG ATCCAAGGTGCCATCATTGTGTCATCCATGGTTGAGGTGTGCATTGGCATGCTGGGTCTCCCCGGGATGCTCCTGAAATACATCGGACCTCTGACCATCACTCCCACCGTGGCCCTCATCGGCTTGTCTGGTTTCCAGGCTGCAGGGGAGAGGGCTGGAAAACACTGGGGTATTGCTATGCT GACTATCTTCTTGGTGCTGCTCTTCTCTCAGTATGCCAGAAATGTTCACTTTCCTCTGCCCATCTACAAAGCCAAGAAGGGCTGGACATCCTATAGGCTCCAGGTCTTCAAAATGTTTCCT ATCATAATGGCCATTCTCATGTCGTGGCTGTtatgtttcattttcactgtgACCGACGTTTTCCCACCAGATAAGGACAAATACGGTTTCTACGCCCGCACAGACGCACGTCAAGGGATCCTCTTAGTAGCACCATGGTTCAAAATCCCCTACCCCT TCCAGTGGGGCGTTCCCACGGTGACGGCTGCAGGTGTGATCGGTATGATGAGCGCTGTGGTGGCCAGCATCATCGAGTCAATTGGAGATTACTACGCCTGCGCTCGGCTGTCGTGTGCTCCTCCGCCTCCCATCCACGCCATCAACCG GGGAATATTTATAGAAGGCATTTCCTGTGTGCTGGATGGTCTTTTCGGGACAGGAAATGGCTCTACTTCCTCCAGTCCAAATATAGGTGTCCTGGGAATCACAAAG GTGGGCAGCAGGCGTGTAATCCAGTATGGAGCTGCCatgatgctgctgctggggCTCGTGGGTAAATTCAGTGCCCTCTTTGCCTCTCTGCCTGACCCAGTCCTGGGAGCGTTGTTCTGCACCCTGTTTGGTATGATTACAGCAGTGGGACTGTCCAACCTGCAGTTTGTCGACCTCAACTCCTCCAGGAACCTCTTTGTCTTGGGCTTCTCGATCTTCTTTGGCCTGATGCTGCCGAACTACCTCAAACAGAACCCACTGGTCACCG GCATTGTTGAAATTGACCAAGTGCTAAATGTGCTCCTCACCACTGCAATGTTCGTCGGAGGGTCTGTCGCCTTCATTTTGGACAATACCATCCCTG GTTCTCCTGAAGAACGAGGTATTAGGAAGCTGAAACGCGGTTCTGGTCTTAGTGCAGCAGAACTGGAAGGGATGAGATCCTACGACCTGCCGTTTGGAATGGACTTCATCCGCAGACACCGAATCTTCAAGAACTTCCCCATCAGCCCAACGTTCACAGGCTACCATTGGGGGCGGCTACAGGGAGCCTGCAGGAACAGAATGGGACACGGGGATGGGGCAAAGGGAGGGGAGGGCGGCGCAGCACTGGGAGAGAGTCGGGTATAA
- the slc23a2 gene encoding solute carrier family 23 member 2 isoform X5, whose protein sequence is MGVGKNTTSKSMDSSSEAGKYEEECKHGANFYPIPVVVNGVSGASGDQDTENTELMAIYTKDNQGGEKSSMSETLDSTDSIDARRSDMIYTIEDTPPWYLCVLLGLQHYLTCFSGTIAVPFLLSEAMCVGFDQWATSQLIGTIFFCVGITTLLQTTLGCRLPLFQASAFAFLAPARAILSLEKWKCNNTDIPALNGTELLNTEHIWQPRIREIQGAIIVSSMVEVCIGMLGLPGMLLKYIGPLTITPTVALIGLSGFQAAGERAGKHWGIAMLTIFLVLLFSQYARNVHFPLPIYKAKKGWTSYRLQVFKMFPIIMAILMSWLLCFIFTVTDVFPPDKDKYGFYARTDARQGILLVAPWFKIPYPFQWGVPTVTAAGVIGMMSAVVASIIESIGDYYACARLSCAPPPPIHAINRGIFIEGISCVLDGLFGTGNGSTSSSPNIGVLGITKVGSRRVIQYGAAMMLLLGLVGKFSALFASLPDPVLGALFCTLFGMITAVGLSNLQFVDLNSSRNLFVLGFSIFFGLMLPNYLKQNPLVTGIVEIDQVLNVLLTTAMFVGGSVAFILDNTIPGSPEERGIRKLKRGSGLSAAELEGMRSYDLPFGMDFIRRHRIFKNFPISPTFTGYHWGRLQGACRNRMGHGDGAKGGEGGAALGESRV, encoded by the exons ATGGGCGTGGGGAAGAACACCACCTCCAAATCGATGGACAGCAGCAGTGAAGCAGGAAAATATGAAGAGGAGTGCAAACATGGGGCAAATTTCTACCCAATTCCG GTGGTGGTAAATGGAGTCAGCGGCGCCAGTGGTGACCAGGACACTGAGAACACAGAGCTGATGGCCATCTACACTAAAGATAATCAAGGAGGCGAAAAG AGCTCAATGTCTGAGACATTGGACAGTACAGACAGTATTGATGCAAGGAGGTCGGATATGATCTACACCATTGAAGACACCCCACCCTGGTATCTCTGTGTGCTCTTGGGATTACAG CACTACTTGACATGTTTCAGTGGAACCATTGCGGTGCCGTTCCTCCTCTCTGAGGCGATGTGCGtcggctttgatcagtgggcaACCAGTCAGCTCATAGGGaccatcttcttctgtgtggGGATCACTACCCTGCTACAGACCACACTGGGCTGCAG gCTTCCTTTGTTTCAGGCCAGTGCTTTCGCCTTTCTCGCACCAGCCAGAGCCATCCTGTCACTGGAGAAATGGAAGTGCAACAACACAG ATATTCCAGCATTAAACGGTACAGAGCTCCTCAACACAGAGCACATTTGGCAGCCCAGGATACGAGAG ATCCAAGGTGCCATCATTGTGTCATCCATGGTTGAGGTGTGCATTGGCATGCTGGGTCTCCCCGGGATGCTCCTGAAATACATCGGACCTCTGACCATCACTCCCACCGTGGCCCTCATCGGCTTGTCTGGTTTCCAGGCTGCAGGGGAGAGGGCTGGAAAACACTGGGGTATTGCTATGCT GACTATCTTCTTGGTGCTGCTCTTCTCTCAGTATGCCAGAAATGTTCACTTTCCTCTGCCCATCTACAAAGCCAAGAAGGGCTGGACATCCTATAGGCTCCAGGTCTTCAAAATGTTTCCT ATCATAATGGCCATTCTCATGTCGTGGCTGTtatgtttcattttcactgtgACCGACGTTTTCCCACCAGATAAGGACAAATACGGTTTCTACGCCCGCACAGACGCACGTCAAGGGATCCTCTTAGTAGCACCATGGTTCAAAATCCCCTACCCCT TCCAGTGGGGCGTTCCCACGGTGACGGCTGCAGGTGTGATCGGTATGATGAGCGCTGTGGTGGCCAGCATCATCGAGTCAATTGGAGATTACTACGCCTGCGCTCGGCTGTCGTGTGCTCCTCCGCCTCCCATCCACGCCATCAACCG GGGAATATTTATAGAAGGCATTTCCTGTGTGCTGGATGGTCTTTTCGGGACAGGAAATGGCTCTACTTCCTCCAGTCCAAATATAGGTGTCCTGGGAATCACAAAG GTGGGCAGCAGGCGTGTAATCCAGTATGGAGCTGCCatgatgctgctgctggggCTCGTGGGTAAATTCAGTGCCCTCTTTGCCTCTCTGCCTGACCCAGTCCTGGGAGCGTTGTTCTGCACCCTGTTTGGTATGATTACAGCAGTGGGACTGTCCAACCTGCAGTTTGTCGACCTCAACTCCTCCAGGAACCTCTTTGTCTTGGGCTTCTCGATCTTCTTTGGCCTGATGCTGCCGAACTACCTCAAACAGAACCCACTGGTCACCG GCATTGTTGAAATTGACCAAGTGCTAAATGTGCTCCTCACCACTGCAATGTTCGTCGGAGGGTCTGTCGCCTTCATTTTGGACAATACCATCCCTG GTTCTCCTGAAGAACGAGGTATTAGGAAGCTGAAACGCGGTTCTGGTCTTAGTGCAGCAGAACTGGAAGGGATGAGATCCTACGACCTGCCGTTTGGAATGGACTTCATCCGCAGACACCGAATCTTCAAGAACTTCCCCATCAGCCCAACGTTCACAGGCTACCATTGGGGGCGGCTACAGGGAGCCTGCAGGAACAGAATGGGACACGGGGATGGGGCAAAGGGAGGGGAGGGCGGCGCAGCACTGGGAGAGAGTCGGGTATAA
- the slc23a2 gene encoding solute carrier family 23 member 2 isoform X3 encodes MLPTAQLGRSDGMCHLAEEALLDDVITLKDSSETTPQQDQGVTENEKEDEDTSMGVGKNTTSKSMDSSSEAGKYEEECKHGANFYPIPVVVNGVSGASGDQDTENTELMAIYTKDNQGGEKSSMSETLDSTDSIDARRSDMIYTIEDTPPWYLCVLLGLQHYLTCFSGTIAVPFLLSEAMCVGFDQWATSQLIGTIFFCVGITTLLQTTLGCRLPLFQASAFAFLAPARAILSLEKWKCNNTDIPALNGTELLNTEHIWQPRIREIQGAIIVSSMVEVCIGMLGLPGMLLKYIGPLTITPTVALIGLSGFQAAGERAGKHWGIAMLTIFLVLLFSQYARNVHFPLPIYKAKKGWTSYRLQVFKMFPIIMAILMSWLLCFIFTVTDVFPPDKDKYGFYARTDARQGILLVAPWFKIPYPFQWGVPTVTAAGVIGMMSAVVASIIESIGDYYACARLSCAPPPPIHAINRGIFIEGISCVLDGLFGTGNGSTSSSPNIGVLGITKVGSRRVIQYGAAMMLLLGLVGKFSALFASLPDPVLGALFCTLFGMITAVGLSNLQFVDLNSSRNLFVLGFSIFFGLMLPNYLKQNPLVTGIVEIDQVLNVLLTTAMFVGGSVAFILDNTIPGSPEERGIRKLKRGSGLSAAELEGMRSYDLPFGMDFIRRHRIFKNFPISPTFTGYHWGRLQGACRNRMGHGDGAKGGEGGAALGESRV; translated from the exons ATGCTCCCAACCGCCCAGCTTGGCAGGAGTGATGGGATGTGTCATCTAG CAGAAGAGGCACTCCTAGACGATGTAATCACCCTGAAGGATTCATCTGAAACCACACCACAACAAGACCAAGGAGTAACAGAGAACGAGAAAGAAGACGAAGACACAAGCATGGGCGTGGGGAAGAACACCACCTCCAAATCGATGGACAGCAGCAGTGAAGCAGGAAAATATGAAGAGGAGTGCAAACATGGGGCAAATTTCTACCCAATTCCG GTGGTGGTAAATGGAGTCAGCGGCGCCAGTGGTGACCAGGACACTGAGAACACAGAGCTGATGGCCATCTACACTAAAGATAATCAAGGAGGCGAAAAG AGCTCAATGTCTGAGACATTGGACAGTACAGACAGTATTGATGCAAGGAGGTCGGATATGATCTACACCATTGAAGACACCCCACCCTGGTATCTCTGTGTGCTCTTGGGATTACAG CACTACTTGACATGTTTCAGTGGAACCATTGCGGTGCCGTTCCTCCTCTCTGAGGCGATGTGCGtcggctttgatcagtgggcaACCAGTCAGCTCATAGGGaccatcttcttctgtgtggGGATCACTACCCTGCTACAGACCACACTGGGCTGCAG gCTTCCTTTGTTTCAGGCCAGTGCTTTCGCCTTTCTCGCACCAGCCAGAGCCATCCTGTCACTGGAGAAATGGAAGTGCAACAACACAG ATATTCCAGCATTAAACGGTACAGAGCTCCTCAACACAGAGCACATTTGGCAGCCCAGGATACGAGAG ATCCAAGGTGCCATCATTGTGTCATCCATGGTTGAGGTGTGCATTGGCATGCTGGGTCTCCCCGGGATGCTCCTGAAATACATCGGACCTCTGACCATCACTCCCACCGTGGCCCTCATCGGCTTGTCTGGTTTCCAGGCTGCAGGGGAGAGGGCTGGAAAACACTGGGGTATTGCTATGCT GACTATCTTCTTGGTGCTGCTCTTCTCTCAGTATGCCAGAAATGTTCACTTTCCTCTGCCCATCTACAAAGCCAAGAAGGGCTGGACATCCTATAGGCTCCAGGTCTTCAAAATGTTTCCT ATCATAATGGCCATTCTCATGTCGTGGCTGTtatgtttcattttcactgtgACCGACGTTTTCCCACCAGATAAGGACAAATACGGTTTCTACGCCCGCACAGACGCACGTCAAGGGATCCTCTTAGTAGCACCATGGTTCAAAATCCCCTACCCCT TCCAGTGGGGCGTTCCCACGGTGACGGCTGCAGGTGTGATCGGTATGATGAGCGCTGTGGTGGCCAGCATCATCGAGTCAATTGGAGATTACTACGCCTGCGCTCGGCTGTCGTGTGCTCCTCCGCCTCCCATCCACGCCATCAACCG GGGAATATTTATAGAAGGCATTTCCTGTGTGCTGGATGGTCTTTTCGGGACAGGAAATGGCTCTACTTCCTCCAGTCCAAATATAGGTGTCCTGGGAATCACAAAG GTGGGCAGCAGGCGTGTAATCCAGTATGGAGCTGCCatgatgctgctgctggggCTCGTGGGTAAATTCAGTGCCCTCTTTGCCTCTCTGCCTGACCCAGTCCTGGGAGCGTTGTTCTGCACCCTGTTTGGTATGATTACAGCAGTGGGACTGTCCAACCTGCAGTTTGTCGACCTCAACTCCTCCAGGAACCTCTTTGTCTTGGGCTTCTCGATCTTCTTTGGCCTGATGCTGCCGAACTACCTCAAACAGAACCCACTGGTCACCG GCATTGTTGAAATTGACCAAGTGCTAAATGTGCTCCTCACCACTGCAATGTTCGTCGGAGGGTCTGTCGCCTTCATTTTGGACAATACCATCCCTG GTTCTCCTGAAGAACGAGGTATTAGGAAGCTGAAACGCGGTTCTGGTCTTAGTGCAGCAGAACTGGAAGGGATGAGATCCTACGACCTGCCGTTTGGAATGGACTTCATCCGCAGACACCGAATCTTCAAGAACTTCCCCATCAGCCCAACGTTCACAGGCTACCATTGGGGGCGGCTACAGGGAGCCTGCAGGAACAGAATGGGACACGGGGATGGGGCAAAGGGAGGGGAGGGCGGCGCAGCACTGGGAGAGAGTCGGGTATAA
- the slc23a2 gene encoding solute carrier family 23 member 2 isoform X2 yields MQKKRMHTQGVMSWVNRHMLPTAQLGRSDGMCHLEEALLDDVITLKDSSETTPQQDQGVTENEKEDEDTSMGVGKNTTSKSMDSSSEAGKYEEECKHGANFYPIPVVVNGVSGASGDQDTENTELMAIYTKDNQGGEKSSMSETLDSTDSIDARRSDMIYTIEDTPPWYLCVLLGLQHYLTCFSGTIAVPFLLSEAMCVGFDQWATSQLIGTIFFCVGITTLLQTTLGCRLPLFQASAFAFLAPARAILSLEKWKCNNTDIPALNGTELLNTEHIWQPRIREIQGAIIVSSMVEVCIGMLGLPGMLLKYIGPLTITPTVALIGLSGFQAAGERAGKHWGIAMLTIFLVLLFSQYARNVHFPLPIYKAKKGWTSYRLQVFKMFPIIMAILMSWLLCFIFTVTDVFPPDKDKYGFYARTDARQGILLVAPWFKIPYPFQWGVPTVTAAGVIGMMSAVVASIIESIGDYYACARLSCAPPPPIHAINRGIFIEGISCVLDGLFGTGNGSTSSSPNIGVLGITKVGSRRVIQYGAAMMLLLGLVGKFSALFASLPDPVLGALFCTLFGMITAVGLSNLQFVDLNSSRNLFVLGFSIFFGLMLPNYLKQNPLVTGIVEIDQVLNVLLTTAMFVGGSVAFILDNTIPGSPEERGIRKLKRGSGLSAAELEGMRSYDLPFGMDFIRRHRIFKNFPISPTFTGYHWGRLQGACRNRMGHGDGAKGGEGGAALGESRV; encoded by the exons ATGCTCCCAACCGCCCAGCTTGGCAGGAGTGATGGGATGTGTCATCTAG AAGAGGCACTCCTAGACGATGTAATCACCCTGAAGGATTCATCTGAAACCACACCACAACAAGACCAAGGAGTAACAGAGAACGAGAAAGAAGACGAAGACACAAGCATGGGCGTGGGGAAGAACACCACCTCCAAATCGATGGACAGCAGCAGTGAAGCAGGAAAATATGAAGAGGAGTGCAAACATGGGGCAAATTTCTACCCAATTCCG GTGGTGGTAAATGGAGTCAGCGGCGCCAGTGGTGACCAGGACACTGAGAACACAGAGCTGATGGCCATCTACACTAAAGATAATCAAGGAGGCGAAAAG AGCTCAATGTCTGAGACATTGGACAGTACAGACAGTATTGATGCAAGGAGGTCGGATATGATCTACACCATTGAAGACACCCCACCCTGGTATCTCTGTGTGCTCTTGGGATTACAG CACTACTTGACATGTTTCAGTGGAACCATTGCGGTGCCGTTCCTCCTCTCTGAGGCGATGTGCGtcggctttgatcagtgggcaACCAGTCAGCTCATAGGGaccatcttcttctgtgtggGGATCACTACCCTGCTACAGACCACACTGGGCTGCAG gCTTCCTTTGTTTCAGGCCAGTGCTTTCGCCTTTCTCGCACCAGCCAGAGCCATCCTGTCACTGGAGAAATGGAAGTGCAACAACACAG ATATTCCAGCATTAAACGGTACAGAGCTCCTCAACACAGAGCACATTTGGCAGCCCAGGATACGAGAG ATCCAAGGTGCCATCATTGTGTCATCCATGGTTGAGGTGTGCATTGGCATGCTGGGTCTCCCCGGGATGCTCCTGAAATACATCGGACCTCTGACCATCACTCCCACCGTGGCCCTCATCGGCTTGTCTGGTTTCCAGGCTGCAGGGGAGAGGGCTGGAAAACACTGGGGTATTGCTATGCT GACTATCTTCTTGGTGCTGCTCTTCTCTCAGTATGCCAGAAATGTTCACTTTCCTCTGCCCATCTACAAAGCCAAGAAGGGCTGGACATCCTATAGGCTCCAGGTCTTCAAAATGTTTCCT ATCATAATGGCCATTCTCATGTCGTGGCTGTtatgtttcattttcactgtgACCGACGTTTTCCCACCAGATAAGGACAAATACGGTTTCTACGCCCGCACAGACGCACGTCAAGGGATCCTCTTAGTAGCACCATGGTTCAAAATCCCCTACCCCT TCCAGTGGGGCGTTCCCACGGTGACGGCTGCAGGTGTGATCGGTATGATGAGCGCTGTGGTGGCCAGCATCATCGAGTCAATTGGAGATTACTACGCCTGCGCTCGGCTGTCGTGTGCTCCTCCGCCTCCCATCCACGCCATCAACCG GGGAATATTTATAGAAGGCATTTCCTGTGTGCTGGATGGTCTTTTCGGGACAGGAAATGGCTCTACTTCCTCCAGTCCAAATATAGGTGTCCTGGGAATCACAAAG GTGGGCAGCAGGCGTGTAATCCAGTATGGAGCTGCCatgatgctgctgctggggCTCGTGGGTAAATTCAGTGCCCTCTTTGCCTCTCTGCCTGACCCAGTCCTGGGAGCGTTGTTCTGCACCCTGTTTGGTATGATTACAGCAGTGGGACTGTCCAACCTGCAGTTTGTCGACCTCAACTCCTCCAGGAACCTCTTTGTCTTGGGCTTCTCGATCTTCTTTGGCCTGATGCTGCCGAACTACCTCAAACAGAACCCACTGGTCACCG GCATTGTTGAAATTGACCAAGTGCTAAATGTGCTCCTCACCACTGCAATGTTCGTCGGAGGGTCTGTCGCCTTCATTTTGGACAATACCATCCCTG GTTCTCCTGAAGAACGAGGTATTAGGAAGCTGAAACGCGGTTCTGGTCTTAGTGCAGCAGAACTGGAAGGGATGAGATCCTACGACCTGCCGTTTGGAATGGACTTCATCCGCAGACACCGAATCTTCAAGAACTTCCCCATCAGCCCAACGTTCACAGGCTACCATTGGGGGCGGCTACAGGGAGCCTGCAGGAACAGAATGGGACACGGGGATGGGGCAAAGGGAGGGGAGGGCGGCGCAGCACTGGGAGAGAGTCGGGTATAA
- the slc23a2 gene encoding solute carrier family 23 member 2 isoform X1 → MQKKRMHTQGVMSWVNRHMLPTAQLGRSDGMCHLAEEALLDDVITLKDSSETTPQQDQGVTENEKEDEDTSMGVGKNTTSKSMDSSSEAGKYEEECKHGANFYPIPVVVNGVSGASGDQDTENTELMAIYTKDNQGGEKSSMSETLDSTDSIDARRSDMIYTIEDTPPWYLCVLLGLQHYLTCFSGTIAVPFLLSEAMCVGFDQWATSQLIGTIFFCVGITTLLQTTLGCRLPLFQASAFAFLAPARAILSLEKWKCNNTDIPALNGTELLNTEHIWQPRIREIQGAIIVSSMVEVCIGMLGLPGMLLKYIGPLTITPTVALIGLSGFQAAGERAGKHWGIAMLTIFLVLLFSQYARNVHFPLPIYKAKKGWTSYRLQVFKMFPIIMAILMSWLLCFIFTVTDVFPPDKDKYGFYARTDARQGILLVAPWFKIPYPFQWGVPTVTAAGVIGMMSAVVASIIESIGDYYACARLSCAPPPPIHAINRGIFIEGISCVLDGLFGTGNGSTSSSPNIGVLGITKVGSRRVIQYGAAMMLLLGLVGKFSALFASLPDPVLGALFCTLFGMITAVGLSNLQFVDLNSSRNLFVLGFSIFFGLMLPNYLKQNPLVTGIVEIDQVLNVLLTTAMFVGGSVAFILDNTIPGSPEERGIRKLKRGSGLSAAELEGMRSYDLPFGMDFIRRHRIFKNFPISPTFTGYHWGRLQGACRNRMGHGDGAKGGEGGAALGESRV, encoded by the exons ATGCTCCCAACCGCCCAGCTTGGCAGGAGTGATGGGATGTGTCATCTAG CAGAAGAGGCACTCCTAGACGATGTAATCACCCTGAAGGATTCATCTGAAACCACACCACAACAAGACCAAGGAGTAACAGAGAACGAGAAAGAAGACGAAGACACAAGCATGGGCGTGGGGAAGAACACCACCTCCAAATCGATGGACAGCAGCAGTGAAGCAGGAAAATATGAAGAGGAGTGCAAACATGGGGCAAATTTCTACCCAATTCCG GTGGTGGTAAATGGAGTCAGCGGCGCCAGTGGTGACCAGGACACTGAGAACACAGAGCTGATGGCCATCTACACTAAAGATAATCAAGGAGGCGAAAAG AGCTCAATGTCTGAGACATTGGACAGTACAGACAGTATTGATGCAAGGAGGTCGGATATGATCTACACCATTGAAGACACCCCACCCTGGTATCTCTGTGTGCTCTTGGGATTACAG CACTACTTGACATGTTTCAGTGGAACCATTGCGGTGCCGTTCCTCCTCTCTGAGGCGATGTGCGtcggctttgatcagtgggcaACCAGTCAGCTCATAGGGaccatcttcttctgtgtggGGATCACTACCCTGCTACAGACCACACTGGGCTGCAG gCTTCCTTTGTTTCAGGCCAGTGCTTTCGCCTTTCTCGCACCAGCCAGAGCCATCCTGTCACTGGAGAAATGGAAGTGCAACAACACAG ATATTCCAGCATTAAACGGTACAGAGCTCCTCAACACAGAGCACATTTGGCAGCCCAGGATACGAGAG ATCCAAGGTGCCATCATTGTGTCATCCATGGTTGAGGTGTGCATTGGCATGCTGGGTCTCCCCGGGATGCTCCTGAAATACATCGGACCTCTGACCATCACTCCCACCGTGGCCCTCATCGGCTTGTCTGGTTTCCAGGCTGCAGGGGAGAGGGCTGGAAAACACTGGGGTATTGCTATGCT GACTATCTTCTTGGTGCTGCTCTTCTCTCAGTATGCCAGAAATGTTCACTTTCCTCTGCCCATCTACAAAGCCAAGAAGGGCTGGACATCCTATAGGCTCCAGGTCTTCAAAATGTTTCCT ATCATAATGGCCATTCTCATGTCGTGGCTGTtatgtttcattttcactgtgACCGACGTTTTCCCACCAGATAAGGACAAATACGGTTTCTACGCCCGCACAGACGCACGTCAAGGGATCCTCTTAGTAGCACCATGGTTCAAAATCCCCTACCCCT TCCAGTGGGGCGTTCCCACGGTGACGGCTGCAGGTGTGATCGGTATGATGAGCGCTGTGGTGGCCAGCATCATCGAGTCAATTGGAGATTACTACGCCTGCGCTCGGCTGTCGTGTGCTCCTCCGCCTCCCATCCACGCCATCAACCG GGGAATATTTATAGAAGGCATTTCCTGTGTGCTGGATGGTCTTTTCGGGACAGGAAATGGCTCTACTTCCTCCAGTCCAAATATAGGTGTCCTGGGAATCACAAAG GTGGGCAGCAGGCGTGTAATCCAGTATGGAGCTGCCatgatgctgctgctggggCTCGTGGGTAAATTCAGTGCCCTCTTTGCCTCTCTGCCTGACCCAGTCCTGGGAGCGTTGTTCTGCACCCTGTTTGGTATGATTACAGCAGTGGGACTGTCCAACCTGCAGTTTGTCGACCTCAACTCCTCCAGGAACCTCTTTGTCTTGGGCTTCTCGATCTTCTTTGGCCTGATGCTGCCGAACTACCTCAAACAGAACCCACTGGTCACCG GCATTGTTGAAATTGACCAAGTGCTAAATGTGCTCCTCACCACTGCAATGTTCGTCGGAGGGTCTGTCGCCTTCATTTTGGACAATACCATCCCTG GTTCTCCTGAAGAACGAGGTATTAGGAAGCTGAAACGCGGTTCTGGTCTTAGTGCAGCAGAACTGGAAGGGATGAGATCCTACGACCTGCCGTTTGGAATGGACTTCATCCGCAGACACCGAATCTTCAAGAACTTCCCCATCAGCCCAACGTTCACAGGCTACCATTGGGGGCGGCTACAGGGAGCCTGCAGGAACAGAATGGGACACGGGGATGGGGCAAAGGGAGGGGAGGGCGGCGCAGCACTGGGAGAGAGTCGGGTATAA